Genomic DNA from Nitrosospira lacus:
TACCCTTATGAAATTCGATGTCGTTATTGTTGGCGGCGGACTGGTTGGGGCAAGCCTGGCGCTTGCGCTCAAGGATAGCGGTCTCAGAATCGCATTGGTGGAATCGCGGCCTGCGGCTTCTCTTCCTGCTGACGACAGTTGGGATAGCAGAGTTTATGCAATGAGTCCCGGAAGCGCCAAATTTCTGCAAAACTTTGGTGTTTGGCAAGCGCTCGACGAGGACCGGATTACGCCGGTTTATAAAATGGCGGTATTCGGCGACGACAGCGCCGCACGTCTCGATTTTAGCGCCTACAATATTGGATTGACGGAACTGGCTTTTATTGTGGAGAATCGCCAGCTCCAGGCCGCTGTTTGGAATGCCCTCAAACGCCAAAAAAAACATGTCAAGATATTCTGTCCTGCGGAGTGCGCTTCGATAACCTGGAACGACTCTCACGCCGATTTGCTTCTGGCGGATGGCAATGTGCTGCAGGCGGCATTGATTGTTGGCGCGGACGGGCTGAATTCCTGGGTGCGGGAACAGGCGGAAATCGGGGTCGTGCGGCATTCCTATCAGCAATTAGGAGTGGTGGCTAATTTCAACGCCGAGCAAAGCCACCATAATGTCGCTCATCAATGGTTCCGGCGGGATGGAGTGCTGGCACTCCTGCCATTGCCGGAAACACTGGTATCCATGGTATGGTCGGCAAATGAAGAACGGGCGCGCATATTGCTTGATTTATCTGAAGCGGAATTATGCCATCAGGTTACCCAGGCTTCCTGCCGTACGTTAGGCGAATTGCGGCTTATTACGCGGCCCGCCGCTTTTCCGCTGAATTTCGTGCACGTGAAGAAACTGGTGCAGCCGCGTCTCGCCCTCATCGGCGATGCCGCCCACGGCATTCACCCTCTTGCGGGACAAGGTGTAAATCTGGGGTTGCGCGATGCGCGCGAACTGGCCGAGACCATCATTGCGCGCGGGTTGGAACCGGATTGTGGCGATTACTTGTTGCTGCGCCGCTACGAGCGTGCGCGCAAGGAAGATATTCTGGCAATGGAACTTGCCACCGATGGCCTGCAGAAATTATTCAGCAACACTAACCCGACGCTTGTTCGCTGGCGTAACCTGGGGCTGGAAATCACCAATCGGCTACCCATGCTGAAAGACCGGTTAATGCAGCATGCGTTGAGTTGAAGCAGAACCAGTGAGTTTCAGGATGCGCTGTGCCGGATATCACCAGAAATTCTGAGTGCCAAGTGAATCCAATCCGCCGACTGAGGATACGCAGTGGGATACAGACAATCCGCAGTGGGTGCCCGTAAAGATTTGCGAACGCCGCATATACTTAATATGCCAACGCCAAGATTCGTGAGTAACGCCGTATCTCGGGTCATGACGCGGGATAGGGATTCATAGAGGCATCCACCAATATTTATTTGAACTGGAGTAACCCACATCATGCGTTTGAATCCTATTTTTCCCGCCTTATTTCTCTGCCTCCTTCCCGGTGCGGCTCTTGCCGATGAAGCCGCCGTGAAAAAGGCGGTCGTGACACATTTTCCCGGCGAGAAAATTGAAAGCGTAAAAAAAACCCCTTATCTCGGATTATATGAAGTTGTAGTTGGGGGCGAGTTACTCTATACCGACGAAAAAGCGACCTACTTCTTTCTTGGTCATGTGGTCGATCCCCAGACCAGACAGAGTCTGACCAGCGAACGCTTGCAGCAGATAAAGGACGCCCGGCGGATAAGCCTTGATTCCCTCCCGCTTGATCATGCGATTAAAACGGTCAAAGGCAACGGAAAACGCAAGCTGGCAGTTTTTTCCGATCCGAATTGCCCTTATTGCAAGCGTCTGGAAAAGGAATTGACCAAGATTACCGATGTGACCATTTATACCCTGCTCTATCCGGTACTTAACGGCTCGTTACCCACCGCCACTTCGATATGGTGTTCCGCGGATCGCCTCAAGGCGTGGGATGACTTCATGCTGAAAGGTATCGCTCCAACCGGAAAGGACTGTGAAACGCCCATCGAAACGCTCATTCAGGCAGGCAAGAAAAATGGCATAAATGGTACCCCGACGCTGATCTTTGCCGATGGCTCGATCATACCGGGGATGATAACCGCTGACGTCATAGAGAAGAAACTAAGTGGAGGGGCGGCCGCGAAATGACAGACATAGGCTTGCGGACAACCCGGTGGAAACATCGATATTTCTACTGTGTCTGGATTTGCGAGACATACCCGGTGGGCATTAATACCCACATCCGGCCGCTCTGTCTCATCTTCCCCGCCTGATCTCCGGCCTCTGGACCAAAGCCCCAGAAGAAATCCGCACGGACGCTCCCCTTGATGGCACCACCGGTATCCTGCGCCACCATCAATCGATGCAGCCGCTTGTCGGTGTTTGGCCAAGTCGTGGCAAGAAACACCGGCGCTCCCTGGGGTACTGAGCGCGGGTCGATAGCAAGACTCCTGCCGGCAGTCAGGGGCACCCCAAGCGAACCCAGAGGCCCCGGCACTCCCGCAGGCAGCTCGCGGAAAAAAACAAAGCTCGAATTCTGCTGCAACAATTCATTCAATCTGGCCGGATTTTTTTGCCCCCAGGCCTTGATTCCCTGCATGGAAGCTTTTTCCAGGGGTAATTCCCCGCGCTCCACCAGCAACCGTCCAACGGATTTATAGGGATGGCCATTTTGATCGGAATAACCAATGCGCACGATTTCGCCATTCTCAAGTTCTACCCGGCCCGATCCCTGGATCTGCAGGAAAAATAAATCAATCGCATCATCCACCCATAAAAGCTCTTTCCCCTGCAGGGACACCGGGTTTCTCTCTATTTCGGAGCGGCTATAGTACGGTACTACCTTGCGTCCTTGCAAACGCCCGCGCAACCGCATATTCTTGAGCTCGGGATAAACTTCACCTAAATCGATCACGAGAAGCTCATCGGGCGTGGTATAAAGTGGAAAACGGTAACGCTTTGATTGCTTGCGGCTGCCTTTCAATAAAGGTTCATAGTAGCCGGTGATCAGGCCATCACCGCTGCCATCGGAATTTAATACCTGGTGGGGCACAAAACGGCTCTCGAAGAATTGCCGTAGCGTGGCGCTATCCTGTCCCCGCATGGTGTCAGCCTGAGAACAGGTTTCCTGCCATAGCGGCTGATTTCTCAGCACGGCGCAGCTTTGAAGGAATGCGTCCAATGCGGGCAGAATATCGTCATCCATCCAACCCGTCAGCGCGTTCCAGTCAGCTGGTTTGAGCACGGTCACGGGAGGTGCCGCAACTCGCGGAACCGCGGACGCAGCCGGTTTGTCCGGAACCACGGGGGCGCTCGTGGGCACAGTCGTACAGGCATTGAGCAACAGCAGCCAGGCGACGGCCAGAAAACTTAATTGGTTTTTCATCGAATTTTGGTTAAAGTTGCATTTGACAAATATACATCATGCCAGACCCTATGTGGATACTACTGCTGGAAGCGGGCGTAGCGTTGTCGCTACTGATTCTCATCGTCTGGTGGACCAGGCCGCGAAAAAAAGATG
This window encodes:
- a CDS encoding UbiH/UbiF family hydroxylase; amino-acid sequence: MKFDVVIVGGGLVGASLALALKDSGLRIALVESRPAASLPADDSWDSRVYAMSPGSAKFLQNFGVWQALDEDRITPVYKMAVFGDDSAARLDFSAYNIGLTELAFIVENRQLQAAVWNALKRQKKHVKIFCPAECASITWNDSHADLLLADGNVLQAALIVGADGLNSWVREQAEIGVVRHSYQQLGVVANFNAEQSHHNVAHQWFRRDGVLALLPLPETLVSMVWSANEERARILLDLSEAELCHQVTQASCRTLGELRLITRPAAFPLNFVHVKKLVQPRLALIGDAAHGIHPLAGQGVNLGLRDARELAETIIARGLEPDCGDYLLLRRYERARKEDILAMELATDGLQKLFSNTNPTLVRWRNLGLEITNRLPMLKDRLMQHALS
- a CDS encoding DsbC family protein, with amino-acid sequence MRLNPIFPALFLCLLPGAALADEAAVKKAVVTHFPGEKIESVKKTPYLGLYEVVVGGELLYTDEKATYFFLGHVVDPQTRQSLTSERLQQIKDARRISLDSLPLDHAIKTVKGNGKRKLAVFSDPNCPYCKRLEKELTKITDVTIYTLLYPVLNGSLPTATSIWCSADRLKAWDDFMLKGIAPTGKDCETPIETLIQAGKKNGINGTPTLIFADGSIIPGMITADVIEKKLSGGAAAK
- a CDS encoding murein transglycosylase A; amino-acid sequence: MKNQLSFLAVAWLLLLNACTTVPTSAPVVPDKPAASAVPRVAAPPVTVLKPADWNALTGWMDDDILPALDAFLQSCAVLRNQPLWQETCSQADTMRGQDSATLRQFFESRFVPHQVLNSDGSGDGLITGYYEPLLKGSRKQSKRYRFPLYTTPDELLVIDLGEVYPELKNMRLRGRLQGRKVVPYYSRSEIERNPVSLQGKELLWVDDAIDLFFLQIQGSGRVELENGEIVRIGYSDQNGHPYKSVGRLLVERGELPLEKASMQGIKAWGQKNPARLNELLQQNSSFVFFRELPAGVPGPLGSLGVPLTAGRSLAIDPRSVPQGAPVFLATTWPNTDKRLHRLMVAQDTGGAIKGSVRADFFWGFGPEAGDQAGKMRQSGRMWVLMPTGYVSQIQTQ